A window of the Bacteriovorax sp. PP10 genome harbors these coding sequences:
- the topA gene encoding type I DNA topoisomerase: protein MCAKAVAKKAAKKVVVKKTPAKASKVVAKKAPKVAAGKKTEIEEDDVVAEKGSYALVIVESPSKAKTIKKYLGKGYQVVASNGHIKDLPKSKLGVDVKDDFALDLVPITGKKDKIERIQELAKSANIIYLAPDMDREGEAIAFHLAEEIGKKKTIHRVVFNAVTKTAVKHAIDNPTVLNQPMYDSQKTRRVLDRLVGYKISPILWDKVQRGISAGRVQSVALRVIVDREDQIKAFISEKWFSIQGELEKKNINFEVRYYGEEAGKKTELDGAEGEKLAKKVVSDIKGKPLKVIEVKKKERRQNPTAPFTTSKLQQEAANKLGFTAKRTMMVAQMLYEGVQLRDHGLQGLITYMRTDSVRTEPEAMKSLRDYVSKKYGKDFLSSDEIVYKKKGTSKVQDAHEAIRPTNLEFTPDEVRGDLDPDQQKLYELIWNKFISSQMSPAVIDQTTVTFESAGHFFKSNGSIVKFPGFRTVYLDSIAEKQSRKNEEAEETDEPKTGLLPDISEGETFQQKKSIESEEHWTSPPPRFNEASLVKALEEDGIGRPSTYAAIISNIQDRNYVEKIENRFIPTELGTVVCKMLVESFPDVMDIEFTARVEEMLDKIEEGEINWKKVLREFWKGFELTLEKAKDEMKNLKKQSIPTGVHCRKCADGEYQIKWGKNGQFLACSNYPDCNSTEDFKRTLDGVIHIVEKEFAKDPCPTCGKRMAIKKGKYGKFLACEDYPQCATTLPFTIDVQCPECKVGKFAEKKSRFGKLFYGCSNYPACTNAMWTKPFAFDCPGCGYPVMGEKFTKKNGKQLECPKCRHRVDMADTPFHVNEDTGEIAEDAV, encoded by the coding sequence ATGTGTGCAAAAGCAGTTGCTAAAAAAGCGGCGAAAAAAGTCGTCGTGAAAAAGACTCCGGCCAAAGCAAGTAAAGTCGTCGCTAAAAAGGCGCCAAAAGTTGCTGCCGGAAAAAAAACTGAAATTGAAGAAGATGATGTAGTTGCCGAAAAAGGCAGTTATGCTCTGGTCATCGTTGAGTCACCCTCAAAAGCAAAAACGATTAAAAAATACTTAGGTAAAGGTTATCAAGTTGTGGCCTCTAATGGTCACATTAAAGATTTACCAAAATCTAAACTTGGTGTTGATGTAAAAGACGACTTCGCACTAGACCTTGTTCCAATCACTGGAAAAAAAGATAAAATCGAACGCATCCAGGAATTGGCAAAGTCAGCAAACATTATCTACCTCGCGCCCGATATGGACCGCGAAGGAGAGGCGATCGCTTTCCATCTTGCTGAAGAAATCGGAAAAAAGAAAACTATCCACAGAGTTGTGTTCAACGCCGTTACAAAAACTGCAGTTAAGCACGCTATTGATAACCCTACTGTTTTAAATCAACCAATGTACGACTCACAAAAGACGAGACGAGTTCTCGATCGTTTAGTGGGTTATAAAATCTCACCTATTCTTTGGGACAAAGTCCAAAGAGGGATTTCAGCAGGTCGAGTTCAGTCAGTTGCTCTAAGAGTAATTGTTGATAGAGAAGACCAGATCAAAGCATTCATTTCTGAGAAATGGTTTTCAATTCAAGGTGAACTTGAAAAGAAGAACATTAACTTTGAAGTAAGATACTACGGTGAAGAAGCTGGAAAGAAGACTGAACTTGATGGAGCGGAAGGCGAGAAGCTAGCGAAGAAAGTTGTTTCAGACATCAAAGGCAAACCACTTAAAGTTATCGAAGTTAAGAAAAAAGAAAGAAGACAAAATCCAACTGCACCATTCACGACATCAAAACTTCAACAGGAAGCTGCTAACAAGCTGGGCTTTACTGCAAAAAGAACAATGATGGTTGCTCAGATGTTGTATGAAGGGGTTCAACTAAGAGATCACGGTCTTCAAGGTTTAATTACCTATATGAGAACGGACTCGGTGAGAACTGAACCGGAAGCAATGAAGTCACTTCGTGATTACGTCAGCAAAAAATACGGTAAAGACTTTTTATCATCTGATGAAATCGTTTATAAGAAAAAAGGAACAAGCAAGGTTCAGGATGCCCATGAGGCCATCCGTCCAACTAACTTAGAGTTCACACCGGACGAAGTTCGTGGAGATCTTGATCCTGACCAACAAAAACTATATGAGCTGATCTGGAACAAATTCATTTCATCTCAAATGTCTCCGGCCGTGATCGACCAGACAACTGTAACGTTTGAATCTGCAGGACACTTCTTTAAATCTAACGGGTCAATTGTAAAGTTCCCGGGTTTTAGAACTGTGTACCTTGATTCAATTGCAGAAAAACAAAGTAGAAAGAACGAAGAAGCTGAAGAAACAGACGAACCAAAAACTGGATTGCTTCCAGATATTTCTGAAGGTGAAACATTCCAACAGAAAAAATCAATTGAATCTGAAGAGCATTGGACGAGTCCGCCTCCAAGATTTAATGAAGCAAGTTTAGTAAAAGCACTTGAAGAAGATGGTATTGGACGACCTTCAACATACGCTGCGATCATTTCAAACATTCAAGACAGAAACTATGTTGAGAAGATTGAAAACAGATTTATCCCGACAGAACTCGGAACTGTTGTTTGTAAGATGTTAGTGGAGAGTTTCCCTGACGTTATGGACATCGAGTTTACAGCTCGAGTTGAAGAAATGCTGGATAAGATCGAAGAAGGCGAGATTAACTGGAAGAAAGTTCTAAGAGAATTCTGGAAAGGGTTTGAGCTTACGCTTGAAAAAGCTAAAGACGAAATGAAAAACCTTAAGAAGCAGTCGATCCCGACTGGTGTTCATTGCCGCAAATGTGCGGACGGTGAGTATCAGATTAAGTGGGGGAAGAACGGGCAGTTCCTTGCTTGTTCAAATTATCCTGACTGTAACTCGACAGAAGACTTTAAGAGAACTCTTGATGGCGTGATTCACATTGTAGAAAAAGAATTCGCAAAAGACCCTTGCCCGACTTGTGGTAAGAGAATGGCGATTAAAAAAGGTAAATACGGAAAGTTCTTAGCATGTGAGGACTATCCTCAATGTGCGACAACTCTTCCATTCACAATTGATGTTCAGTGCCCTGAGTGTAAAGTTGGGAAATTCGCAGAGAAGAAGAGCCGTTTCGGTAAACTATTCTACGGATGTTCAAACTACCCGGCGTGTACGAATGCAATGTGGACGAAGCCGTTCGCATTTGACTGTCCTGGATGTGGATACCCGGTAATGGGTGAGAAGTTCACGAAGAAGAACGGGAAGCAGTTAGAGTGTCCTAAGTGTCGTCACAGAGTGGATATGGCCGATACGCCATTCCATGTAAATGAAGATACTGGTGAGATTGCAGAAGACGCAGTTTAA
- a CDS encoding DUF3943 domain-containing protein, translating to MKSYSLFALLLVAASFTANAKLVPQKRILISVGDLKETKSKEWKKETCLQVYKLANQIVDRGVDVTCREFSTESFVDKDLAALSKSYDYHIKILRSRGDEGITTDVTNWNRKYDSDFTNLGWSFQDSKDSKAKKEDAMAKVMGNLFLYINNEDAYKAALLVNGAIESDQIAFDEKKQVFKDKATNSPISASRAYSIFESESPRKKNYLRTGIEIGVQLSAAMAIYYKNLVFNEVDFDYELGSGLKGKYITGEAIKFDDNDKASNYGHTYAGVMYYQTARANGFNSLESALIGFASSAAWETLEYHEVFSINDQILTPIGGYVIGEATYQLSCALLNKNSIAAKTLGYTVNPNLGIAHAIDGAWKKGDKFASQPDCKKPRWSDISVYIGLDNGQKAYEGSKNNDYVLGLKAEVVNIDNYDKAGKHQSMVYDSAVTKLMVESNGNQGVTDLKVVAQVVMAAYNQKNLKKDSSGQLSGYDVILGIGSGSTWTDRGTKEDSVDEDFYGTVNILGATAHARVHMNGFILNADFGVYGDFAMVKSYALEPYKASQNGDLSKESSIVRKRSYYWGSGASAIGAISVSRGNFEVGYEGQFSTANSIDERNRIESESGAKFKDSLSTNKIYIRYSITKNLSIQLSREIDVRTGSVNGDFDTKGTERRTMGTLIYKF from the coding sequence ATGAAGTCATACTCACTTTTTGCTCTATTACTTGTGGCCGCTTCTTTTACTGCCAATGCTAAATTAGTTCCTCAAAAAAGGATTCTGATTTCAGTTGGTGATCTAAAAGAAACCAAATCTAAAGAGTGGAAAAAGGAAACTTGTCTTCAAGTTTATAAACTTGCTAACCAAATCGTAGACCGAGGTGTGGACGTCACTTGTCGTGAATTCAGCACTGAGAGCTTTGTTGATAAAGATCTTGCAGCTCTATCTAAATCTTACGATTACCATATTAAAATTTTACGCTCTAGAGGTGATGAAGGTATTACGACTGACGTAACCAACTGGAACCGTAAATACGATTCTGACTTTACAAACTTAGGATGGTCATTCCAGGACTCTAAAGACAGTAAAGCAAAAAAAGAAGACGCCATGGCGAAAGTTATGGGGAATTTATTTTTATACATCAACAATGAAGACGCTTACAAAGCGGCCCTTCTAGTTAATGGTGCGATAGAGTCTGATCAAATTGCCTTTGATGAAAAGAAACAAGTCTTTAAAGATAAAGCAACAAACTCTCCGATTTCAGCAAGTAGAGCTTATTCTATTTTTGAATCAGAAAGCCCAAGAAAGAAAAACTATCTTCGCACAGGTATTGAAATCGGTGTTCAGCTTTCTGCTGCGATGGCGATCTACTACAAAAACCTGGTATTCAACGAAGTGGATTTTGACTATGAATTAGGTTCAGGTTTAAAAGGAAAATATATTACAGGTGAAGCAATCAAGTTTGATGACAACGATAAAGCTTCTAACTACGGACACACATATGCCGGAGTTATGTACTACCAGACAGCAAGAGCAAACGGATTTAATTCTCTTGAGTCTGCACTTATTGGTTTTGCCTCTTCAGCGGCTTGGGAAACTCTTGAGTACCATGAAGTTTTCTCAATCAACGATCAGATCTTAACTCCAATTGGTGGTTATGTAATTGGTGAAGCAACTTACCAATTATCATGTGCTCTACTTAATAAGAATTCTATTGCAGCTAAAACTCTTGGTTACACTGTTAACCCGAACCTTGGTATTGCTCACGCAATCGACGGTGCTTGGAAAAAAGGTGATAAATTTGCTTCACAACCAGACTGTAAAAAGCCTCGCTGGTCAGACATCTCGGTTTATATCGGTCTTGATAATGGACAAAAAGCTTACGAAGGATCAAAAAATAATGATTACGTTCTTGGTCTAAAAGCTGAAGTCGTTAATATTGATAATTACGATAAAGCTGGTAAACACCAAAGCATGGTTTACGATTCAGCAGTGACAAAGCTAATGGTTGAAAGCAATGGTAACCAAGGTGTAACGGATTTAAAAGTTGTGGCCCAAGTAGTAATGGCCGCCTATAACCAGAAAAATTTAAAGAAAGATTCTTCAGGACAACTAAGTGGATACGATGTCATCTTAGGTATTGGTTCAGGTTCAACTTGGACAGATAGAGGAACAAAAGAAGATTCTGTTGATGAAGACTTCTACGGCACAGTTAATATTTTAGGAGCTACAGCTCACGCAAGAGTTCATATGAACGGATTTATCCTGAACGCTGACTTCGGTGTCTACGGTGACTTCGCCATGGTTAAGTCATACGCATTAGAGCCATACAAAGCGAGTCAGAACGGTGACCTTAGTAAAGAATCAAGTATCGTTAGAAAAAGATCATACTACTGGGGATCTGGAGCAAGTGCGATTGGTGCAATCTCTGTCTCTCGTGGAAACTTTGAAGTTGGATATGAAGGACAATTCTCAACTGCAAACAGTATTGATGAAAGAAATAGAATTGAATCAGAAAGTGGAGCTAAATTTAAAGATTCACTTTCAACGAACAAAATTTATATCAGATACAGCATTACGAAGAACCTTAGTATCCAGCTTTCACGCGAGATTGATGTGAGAACAGGATCTGTAAATGGTGACTTTGATACGAAAGGAACTGAAAGAAGAACAATGGGTACTTTGATTTATAAATTCTAG
- a CDS encoding class I SAM-dependent methyltransferase encodes MTNLVSENIPGYQLLDSGFGKKLEIIAGVTVERPSPQAIWAPKLNEQEWKKATSVCIRKSDGGGTWKHRGDKEPKDLMIEWEELKFKLKFTSFGHCGVFFEQQAVWNTLLNETRALEKELGRPIKFLNLFGYTGCASLAVLKTGAEVFHVDSSKGVLTWGKENAEASKLDTKKIKFIQEDVKNFVKHSLRKGFKYDAILADPPSWGHGANKEVWEFDQMIHELITDCYNILTREKSFFFLSSHTHGVQSEALRNIMNDHKSKKDVVVGELGVRHSNDSRILPAGIYSLAKNIV; translated from the coding sequence ATGACAAATCTAGTTTCTGAAAACATTCCTGGCTACCAGTTACTCGACTCTGGTTTCGGTAAAAAACTCGAAATCATCGCGGGTGTAACCGTTGAAAGACCGTCTCCACAGGCGATCTGGGCACCTAAACTCAATGAACAAGAATGGAAGAAGGCCACGTCGGTTTGTATTAGAAAATCAGATGGTGGTGGAACGTGGAAACACCGTGGTGATAAAGAACCAAAAGATCTTATGATTGAATGGGAAGAATTGAAGTTTAAACTGAAGTTCACATCATTTGGTCACTGTGGAGTCTTCTTCGAGCAGCAAGCTGTTTGGAACACTCTTTTAAATGAAACACGTGCACTGGAAAAAGAATTAGGGAGACCGATCAAGTTCCTTAACCTTTTTGGTTATACTGGTTGTGCAAGTCTTGCTGTTTTAAAAACGGGTGCAGAAGTTTTCCACGTTGATTCATCAAAAGGTGTTTTAACTTGGGGAAAAGAAAACGCTGAAGCTTCAAAGCTGGACACGAAAAAAATTAAATTTATTCAAGAAGACGTAAAGAACTTTGTTAAGCACTCGCTTAGAAAAGGTTTCAAGTACGATGCTATCCTGGCCGATCCTCCTAGCTGGGGACACGGGGCCAATAAAGAAGTTTGGGAATTCGATCAGATGATTCATGAGTTAATCACTGACTGCTACAATATCCTGACTCGTGAAAAGAGCTTTTTCTTTCTTTCATCACACACTCACGGGGTTCAATCTGAGGCCCTGAGAAATATCATGAACGATCATAAGTCTAAAAAAGATGTCGTGGTTGGTGAGTTAGGAGTTCGTCATAGTAACGACTCTAGAATTCTTCCGGCAGGTATCTACTCTCTAGCTAAAAATATTGTTTAG
- a CDS encoding glutathione S-transferase family protein, whose translation MLKLYGFKKVNAMARGNTRDLRILWALEEMQMPFKLEGIDHPAHELNTEAYRKLNPFQQIPVIDDDGVVLSESGAILIYLAKKSGKLIPSDFASESQVVRWCFVATNSLEIPLMNILMIDWTKDDGCKKYREFLVGWANHHLSNLEHWLEGRQYVATDSFTIADILMSHVLAVIQDESLLQPYNNVRNYLNRCLVRPAWKHTIDSYYKNVEAG comes from the coding sequence ATGCTGAAGCTCTATGGTTTTAAGAAAGTAAATGCGATGGCCCGTGGTAACACTCGCGATCTTCGGATTCTTTGGGCGCTTGAAGAAATGCAGATGCCATTTAAACTTGAAGGTATCGATCATCCGGCCCATGAGCTGAATACTGAAGCCTACCGCAAACTCAATCCTTTCCAACAAATCCCAGTTATCGATGATGATGGTGTAGTACTGTCTGAGTCGGGTGCCATATTGATTTATCTCGCGAAGAAATCAGGGAAACTTATCCCGAGTGACTTCGCTTCCGAATCACAAGTTGTACGCTGGTGTTTCGTCGCCACAAACTCTCTTGAAATACCACTGATGAACATTTTAATGATTGACTGGACCAAAGATGATGGATGCAAAAAGTACCGAGAGTTTTTGGTAGGTTGGGCCAACCATCACCTTTCGAACCTGGAGCATTGGCTAGAAGGCCGTCAGTATGTTGCTACAGATAGCTTTACCATCGCTGACATTTTGATGTCACATGTACTCGCTGTGATCCAAGATGAAAGTCTGCTCCAACCGTATAATAATGTTAGGAACTATCTTAATCGATGCCTGGTACGTCCGGCCTGGAAGCACACGATCGATAGCTACTATAAGAACGTGGAAGCCGGCTAG
- a CDS encoding FAD-dependent oxidoreductase: MNSFKYIFWLFIFFTARAFALNVAVIGAGASGLTAAHYLKEQGHSVTIFEKNDRVGGKVYSFKIDDTKIELGALLVTQEFTTINSLVRIYGPQTQILPSKILFLDENNHWRNFKGYSAVGPVRTLIQYKKLLKIYKRFPELDTPQLIYSIHSDLFLPLDKFAKKYGFDEVLPPFVMSLSASGYLYPEVIPAYYALKLIKTIAPVGLQGYIENLRPHSSPYIKGLRYFKNGYSELWENMASHFDVKLNEEVLSIEDGKLVTTKGSYQFDKVIISTDIPTARSIIMKPSKELNVFADSLTNHRFLISVIKTKDLAGKAQHSFFFYPNMTVSRINHIQSMVNFWNNDELYVTYQSLDDKISWEEAEEVLSRDLSITLGINKIEILKKVEWPYFHHIPVGIFTGEVALALKNLQGQDGIYFIGESLNFEATESVAQNAKWVVEKYFRIQGR; the protein is encoded by the coding sequence ATGAATTCATTTAAGTATATTTTTTGGCTATTCATTTTCTTTACGGCCAGGGCCTTTGCTCTGAATGTCGCAGTTATTGGCGCTGGAGCATCTGGATTAACTGCTGCACACTATCTTAAAGAGCAGGGACACTCCGTTACGATTTTTGAAAAGAATGACCGCGTTGGTGGCAAGGTTTATAGTTTTAAAATTGATGATACAAAGATTGAGCTTGGCGCACTTCTTGTGACTCAAGAATTTACAACAATCAATTCTCTTGTTCGAATTTATGGTCCACAAACTCAGATACTTCCTTCGAAAATATTGTTCTTAGATGAAAACAATCACTGGAGAAATTTTAAAGGATATTCTGCTGTCGGCCCTGTTCGCACTTTGATTCAATATAAAAAGCTGTTGAAAATATATAAGCGCTTTCCTGAACTTGATACTCCTCAGCTTATTTATTCTATTCATTCCGATTTGTTTCTTCCCCTGGATAAATTTGCAAAGAAATACGGTTTCGATGAAGTACTTCCACCATTTGTTATGAGTCTCAGTGCTTCTGGGTATCTCTATCCTGAAGTGATTCCTGCGTATTATGCTTTGAAGTTAATTAAAACGATCGCACCGGTAGGACTTCAGGGTTATATCGAAAATCTTAGGCCGCATAGTTCACCATATATCAAAGGACTTCGATATTTTAAAAATGGTTATTCAGAGCTCTGGGAAAATATGGCCTCGCATTTTGATGTCAAATTGAATGAGGAAGTACTTTCGATTGAAGATGGAAAATTAGTTACGACAAAAGGTTCATATCAGTTTGATAAAGTTATCATCTCAACAGATATTCCAACTGCAAGATCTATTATTATGAAACCTTCAAAGGAATTGAATGTATTTGCAGATAGTCTTACGAATCATAGGTTTCTCATTTCCGTAATTAAGACAAAAGATTTAGCAGGTAAGGCACAGCATTCTTTTTTCTTTTATCCCAATATGACCGTTTCAAGAATCAATCATATCCAATCGATGGTTAATTTCTGGAATAATGATGAGCTGTATGTGACGTATCAGAGTCTTGATGACAAGATTAGTTGGGAAGAAGCAGAAGAAGTTTTGAGTAGGGATCTCTCAATTACGTTAGGAATAAATAAAATTGAAATACTGAAGAAAGTAGAGTGGCCATACTTTCACCATATCCCGGTTGGAATATTTACGGGAGAAGTCGCTTTGGCGTTAAAAAATCTTCAAGGGCAGGATGGGATATATTTCATTGGAGAATCACTTAACTTTGAAGCAACAGAATCAGTTGCACAGAATGCGAAATGGGTTGTAGAAAAATATTTTCGAATACAAGGACGTTAA
- a CDS encoding substrate-binding periplasmic protein encodes MGIKKYFFSLLVLIPLLGQAAVTEVTIYSDDSYSPYSYSDKNGKAVGIYTQIIKEAFKLMPEYKLKIIPLPWKRAMISLEKKEVIAVYPPYYRPSERPFIGEYSEPLLTENIIVVARKDRENYKLKSWPKDWLDKKIGIFLGTIDIAGPEFTKAYHDKKVSIVETKGNEENLFKLGSGEIDAYVNDRIAIFHTLKNLKRKNMWPKNFSEIEEVAIVSAEQGYLAFANPDPKFPYQKDLILKFNKAIEKMKKENRIKAIVDQSL; translated from the coding sequence ATGGGTATTAAAAAATATTTTTTCAGTTTGTTAGTTCTCATTCCTTTGTTGGGACAGGCCGCAGTTACTGAAGTTACCATTTATTCAGATGATTCTTATAGTCCTTATTCCTATTCTGACAAAAATGGAAAGGCCGTTGGTATTTACACTCAAATTATTAAAGAAGCCTTTAAATTAATGCCCGAATATAAGTTGAAAATTATTCCACTCCCGTGGAAGCGAGCGATGATATCGTTGGAAAAGAAAGAGGTCATTGCTGTTTATCCTCCTTACTATCGGCCGAGCGAGAGACCTTTTATTGGTGAGTATTCCGAACCACTCCTGACCGAAAATATTATTGTGGTGGCAAGAAAAGATCGTGAAAACTATAAACTTAAATCATGGCCCAAGGACTGGCTTGATAAAAAAATTGGAATTTTCCTAGGGACTATCGACATCGCTGGTCCTGAGTTTACAAAGGCATATCACGATAAAAAAGTATCGATTGTCGAAACTAAGGGCAATGAAGAAAATCTTTTTAAATTAGGAAGCGGTGAAATTGATGCTTATGTGAACGATCGTATTGCGATTTTCCATACGTTAAAAAATCTTAAAAGAAAAAATATGTGGCCAAAAAATTTTTCTGAAATTGAAGAAGTTGCCATCGTTTCAGCAGAGCAAGGCTACCTCGCATTTGCCAATCCCGATCCAAAATTTCCTTATCAAAAGGACTTAATTTTAAAGTTCAATAAGGCCATCGAAAAAATGAAAAAAGAGAATCGAATTAAGGCGATTGTCGATCAGTCACTGTAG
- the dacB gene encoding D-alanyl-D-alanine carboxypeptidase/D-alanyl-D-alanine endopeptidase, which translates to MLKILPLTTLIASLFSTGLFAQSLQQEALALAQKYHLSTDKLSVLTVKVGNKKETLININADKKLTLASLSKIVTSYAVLKNFPPTYQFVTRIKTDGKIENHTLQGNLYLVGGGDPSFSSEGMNYLAQALKKKGIKKITGDIIVDDSYFDNIRYDESRGKIRADFIYDAPVGAMSYNWNTIRISVHPSNVGGVAKVDIYPPNDYVKVVGSVKTIKGNVNGVRAERRMTKNGQNILFLKGHLGRSYGTLVFEKNITHPDIWSGRNLQYILGKEGIAHAGKVQNSLAPKTATLLAEFSGKDILGLLTDLNKDSNNHVAEMLTKAIAVKNQKIGSIAEGVKIINNETKLLPMRMQDYSFVSPSGLSPDNQISSANILKIFEGIAVNKKTQDVFMKSLPEAGVDGTLKKRKIASTNVEWVKAKTGFITGAVSLGGYAKKKDGTLVAFSFIYNGPEKGSQVTHFYDQLIAEILDKDQPSPIAQR; encoded by the coding sequence ATGCTCAAAATACTCCCACTTACCACATTAATAGCTAGCTTGTTTTCGACTGGACTCTTTGCTCAATCACTTCAGCAAGAGGCCTTGGCCCTGGCCCAAAAATACCATCTCTCAACTGATAAATTGTCGGTGTTAACCGTTAAGGTCGGAAACAAAAAAGAGACTTTAATAAATATCAATGCAGATAAAAAACTGACACTCGCTTCGTTATCAAAAATTGTCACTTCATACGCTGTTCTTAAAAACTTTCCTCCCACTTATCAATTTGTCACAAGAATAAAAACGGATGGGAAAATTGAAAATCATACTCTTCAAGGAAATCTCTATCTAGTTGGAGGAGGCGATCCTTCTTTTAGTAGCGAAGGTATGAATTATCTAGCTCAAGCATTAAAGAAAAAAGGAATAAAAAAAATCACTGGAGACATCATTGTTGATGACTCGTATTTCGATAATATTCGTTATGACGAAAGCCGTGGAAAGATACGCGCTGACTTTATCTATGATGCTCCGGTTGGAGCGATGTCTTATAACTGGAACACGATTCGTATTAGCGTCCATCCTTCTAATGTTGGAGGGGTTGCGAAAGTGGATATCTATCCTCCAAATGATTATGTCAAAGTTGTAGGTTCTGTAAAAACTATAAAAGGTAACGTAAATGGCGTACGAGCTGAAAGACGTATGACTAAAAATGGTCAGAATATTCTTTTCTTAAAAGGACACTTAGGTAGAAGTTACGGAACTCTTGTATTTGAAAAAAATATCACTCATCCAGATATATGGTCAGGAAGAAATCTTCAGTACATATTAGGTAAAGAGGGGATAGCTCATGCTGGTAAAGTACAAAACAGTTTAGCTCCTAAGACGGCAACCTTGCTTGCTGAGTTTTCTGGAAAAGATATTTTAGGCCTTTTGACAGATCTTAACAAAGACTCTAATAATCACGTGGCCGAAATGCTTACGAAGGCCATTGCCGTTAAAAATCAAAAGATAGGTTCTATCGCAGAAGGAGTAAAGATCATCAATAATGAAACGAAATTACTTCCTATGAGAATGCAGGATTATTCATTTGTGAGCCCTTCTGGATTAAGCCCAGACAATCAAATCTCTTCTGCTAATATTCTTAAAATTTTTGAAGGTATTGCAGTTAATAAAAAAACTCAAGATGTCTTTATGAAATCTCTTCCAGAGGCCGGAGTAGACGGCACTTTAAAAAAGAGAAAGATCGCTTCTACAAATGTTGAGTGGGTTAAGGCAAAAACAGGATTTATCACTGGTGCAGTCTCTCTTGGTGGTTATGCAAAGAAAAAAGATGG